TAATTCGTCAATAACTTTTGGTAGAGCCATAATGGAAATAACGCAAAGTGAACTGACAACTTGATGCATTTCAAAAATGGCAATGATGAATAACATCAGTGATATATATAATTGAAGGCCTTTTAATCCCCACGGCTTGCGATCGAAAAAAAAGTCGCTAAGTACAAATACAAAGAAAATGAGCGAACTGAACAAAATAATCATGGATGTAGACATGGAACGATCATAAGCAATGATAAATAACAAAGCGAGAAGCGACACAACAGATATAACTTTTAATGTTTTAATCATCGTGTTTTTATTCACTTTTTTCACCTTCATTTGTAGGATTGATCTTTCATCCTCATTTTATAGGATAGTCAAAAGTTCTAAAAGTCAAACGAATAAATCATAACAACAATTTAACATCTTTATACTACATTTACATTGAGAGAAAAAAATGGGCGGGTTTTGAGCTTTGTGCACTTCATTGACGCGTGCAAAGAACAAGTGCTATAGTATGTTTGCTCTAAAAGCTAAAGGAGCAAAGTTTTCAAAGGACGTGACTATGTGAACGAAACACTATTAGTAATTGATGGATTTAATTTATTAAGCCGCTGTTATTTTGCTACTTCTTATGGAAGAGATGAAGCAGCGTTGACAAGAAACAGTAAGGGCCAATTTACGAATGCCCTGAGAGTAACGATTCAAAAAATGCATGCATTGATTCACCAATATGAGCCAAGCCATATTTTCGTCGCTTGGGATGTTAAACGCGAGGATACAAAACGTAAAGATACATACGCTTTATATAAGCAAACAAGAGCAGAGCTGCCTGATCCGCTGATTCAGCAGTACGAAACGTTAAAGCAATTTTTTGATACAGTAGGCATTTATCAAATGTCATTGTCTTCTTATGAAGCAGATGATTTAATTGGAGCACTTGCAAGCAAGTGGAGTAAGGAAAAGCAAAGTCCAGGGTACATCTATAGCAACGACCGAGACTTGCTTCAGCTCCTAGATCAACATATTTCGCAAATTATTGCTAAAAAGCAGGTTGGCGATCTTGTTTATGGCTTTAAGCACTTTCAAGAAGAATATAATATTCATCCTCGTCAATGGGTGGACGTAAAAGCATTGCTTGGTGACAAATCTGATAATATTCCGGGCGTTCCAGGTGTAGGAGAAAAAGCCGCACTGCCTCTTATTCAACAATATGGCTCTATCCATGAAATTTATGCACAAATTGAACAATTAGATCCAGCTTTTAATCGTTACAAAAAAAAGCTAGCAGAAGGAAAAGAACTAGGTATGCTTAGCCGTGAACTCGCTGAGATTATTATAGACATTCAAGAAATCAGTATGTTGAATTGGGAAGAATTAACATTTATGTATGATTATGAACGATGGAATAAAGAAATTCAAAGTCTAGAACTAAACATTAGGATTCGCTCCTGATTTTTAGTACAATACAATTTATGAACATGAGAAAGGAGTAACAAGCGTGCAACCAATTCATAAAGAAACAGTTCAAAAAAAAATACAAACATTTTTAAATAAAGACGTATATGTACACCTTGAAACGACAAACGGTGCATATGCTTCACACGTAAATGAAAAAGTAATGACAGTTGGGGCTTTTATTCGCAATGGTAAAGTCACTATTTCAAACGGAAAGATAACTGGAGAAGGTCCTTATCGTGTAGGTCTTCAAATTGATTTAGGATGGATTTATGCAGAGGGATTAACAGATTGGGAAATTGATGAAGAAGGCAGACTTCTTTTAGCAGGGCATGACTTTGAAGGTCGTTTAGCAGTTGCCCTTCAATTAAGTGAACATCCGTTTTCATAACAGAAAAGAGAGGAGAATAGAACATGGAAGAAAGATTATTAATTGTATTTCCGCATCCTGACGATGAAGCATATGGAGCAGCAGGAATGATCACGCAAGCTAGACAAAAAGGAACGCCCGTTACATATGCTTGTGTTACGCTAGGTGAAATGGGACGAAACATGGGTAGACCGCTGTTTGCTAACCGTGAAACTCTACCTCAAATCCGAAAAAAAGAACTTTTAGATTTAGCAAACGTTTTAGACATTCAAGACTTGCGTATGCTAGGGCTTCGTGATAAAACGCTAGAATTTCTTGATATTGATGTTTTTGCAGATAAAATTGAAGAAATTATTAACGATGTAAAGCCGACTCACATTTTAACGCATTACCCTGGCTTTGCAGTACACCCTGATCATAATGCCACGGGAGCAGCTACGATCCAAGCGGTAAAACGTATGCCAAAAGAAAAGCGTCCGGTTGTTTGGTGTCATGCGTTTTCAAAAGATCGTATTGAACATATTGGAGAACCAGATGTTATTTTTGATGTAACAGCGATGAAAGATAAAAAAATTGAAGCGTTAAAAGCCCATCGTTCTCAAACAGAAGGAATGATGAACGCAATTGACTTCGATCGCTTATCTGACTATCCGCAAATGGAACGTCTATTAACAAGAGAAGAATTCTGGACATATAACTGGGAGTAACAGATGAAAAAACAGCGAATTTTATTTATTGGAGCAGGACGAATGGCTGAAGCCGTAGCGGCTGGCTTGGTTACGAGCAGCGCTGATAGTATTGAGGCAGTGGTGATGTCAAACAACGGAGATATCGGTCGGTTACAGCGAGTTGAAAAAACGTACGGCGTACAAACGACGCAAAATTGGCGCCAAGAAGTTGACAATTCGGACGTTATTATTTTAGCGATGCCTCCCGAGGCGCATCCTTCCGTTCTCAAGGAACTTTCGACTCATTTAAATCAGCAATTTGTTGTAACGTTAGCTGCAGGAATTGGTCCGAGTTATTTAGAAAACCACCTTCCTCAGGAAACGCCTGTCGCTTGGATTATGCCAAATACAGCTGCTATGATTGGGCAATCGATGTCCCTGTATACACTTGGAACTTCTGCAACAAAAGAGCATAAAGAAGTGCTTCAAATGATTTTAAAAGGAATTGGTGAAGCGCATGAGTGTTCAGAAAAAGAAGTACATGAGCTAACGGCTGTAACTGGCAGTGCACCTGCGTTTTTATATTATTTTGCAGAATCGTTAATTGATGCAACGACTGCTTACGGTGTGGACGAAAAAACAGCCAAAGATTTAGTTATTCAAATGATGTATGGCTCTGTACAAATGCTGCATGAAACCAAAGATCCTGCGTCTTTAAGAGAGCAAGTAACAACTCCAGGCGGCGCTACTGCCGAAGGATTAAAAGTGATGAAAGAACAAGACTTTTTCTTAACAATGAAGCAGGCAATTGAAGCAACGAATAAAAAAGCAATGGGTGGAAGCTAAAAAAGCTCATACAACCATATGTTAGATAAAAAATCCGAACTATAGTTCAGCATTCTTTCATTAGAATGTTGAATCAGTTCGGATTTTTTTATGAATAGACTTTCTTAACATAAAAATATGCCTCTTTGGAATCGTTTTTTCTCTATGTGCCGAGCTTTTTTAGTCATCGACAAATCGCTTTTTTGTATCAGAAGTTGGGAGCATGCAGTGCTGCTGTTTGCCAAACCACTTATATCGGTTGCGAGCGATCCAGTTGTATACGATATCTCGAATAGGCGCAGGAATGATAATAAGTGCATATAAAAATTTAACGGGTCCATCTAAGCGCTTGGCGATTTTTAAAGCAGCCGTTGATTTTATATATCTTTGTTTTCCATGGATATATACAATGCTGTCTAATTGCTCAGGAAGTAAGCCGTGAGAGGCGAGCTGCTGCTTTCCGAAATCTGATTGAAGAGAGGCGAAAGAAAACAAAGCTTGTTCATCATGTTTAATAATAAATTGAACACTGCTGTTACATAAATTACATATGCCATCAAAAAGAATCAAATGTTTCATTGGACAATTTCGCTCCTATTCCATAAAAAAAGTATAATTACTTGTCATTTTTGAAAAATAAAGGTACGTTTAAAAGATGTGAAAGTGATCCAAATGCAAAGGTAATTCGATTATATAATAAGGACTCATAAGAGTTAAAGGAGAAGGGTATGAAAGAGCAAAACGACGTTGTCTTATACAATAGAATAAAAGAACGAGACAAAAAAGCCCTTGAACTGCTGTATGACAAGTACGAGCGAATTCTTTATTCGTTTGTATACCGGTTAACAAATAGCTCTGATATTGCTGAAGAAGCTGTTCAAGAAGTATTTATTAAGCTGTGGAGAGGAAAGGGAGTTTACAGCGATGAAAAAGGGAAGTTTTCATCATGGCTGTTTACGATTACAAGAAACACCGCGATTGATATGGTGAGAAAAAGAAAAAACGATCCTATTTTCTCAGAAGAAATTTTTGATTTTATTGAAGATGATCATCCTCAGATTGACGAGCACCTTCAGTGGAAAGAAGAACAGCAGAGAGTACGGCACGCTGTATCAAAATTGTCTGAAGACCAAAAAAAGATTATTCAATCCGTTTATTTTAAAGGATTAACGCAGCAAAAAGTAGCAGAAGAGCAGCAAATCCCATTAGGAACAGTAAAGGGTAGGGTGCGATTAGCGTTGCGGAAATTAAAAACATATTTAGGTACCGATGCAGAAGGGAGAGCTGATTCATGAGTATGTGCGATAAACTAATTGATTACTATAATGATCAGTTGACTTCCCATGAGAAAAAAGAGTTTGAAATGCACTTAAAAAACTGTCAAAGCTGTCAGGATGAACTAAAAGAACTGGAGGAAGTTCTTGGAGATCTAACGTATTTGACACCAGAGCAATCTCCTCCTCCAGAAATGAAACAGCGAATACTTGCAAATGTATTCGAAGAAGATCAAGGTGAGACAAAGAGAGAATCAATAGCTTTAAAAAATGAAAAACAATATGCTGCGTCTAAGAAATCAAATAAAAAATCCGTCATTATTGGATTAGCTGCGGCACTTATTTTATCCCTTGTAGGAAACAGCTACTTTCTGTTGAAAGATGGAGACAAAGGCAAACAAGAACCAAATGTTTCGGTTGCTCCTCAAAATGAACCTCTTACATCTGAGAAAACGATGAAGCTGCAGGCAGAGCCGAATGTTTCTGGTGAAGCAACAGCATCTCTGACGAAAAAAGGTGGAAATTTAAATGTGGTCATTCAAGCGAATAACTTGAAAAATGTAAAAGGGAATGAAGTCTATCAGGTATGGCTCATAAAAGGTGATAAGCCTCACCCGGCAGGTGCTTTTGTAACAGATAAAAATGGAAATGGGACAGTGGTCTATACGATGAGCCAAAAAGAACAGAGTGAAAAGTGGGATGTTATGGCCATTACTTTAGAACCGAACGCGAATAATAAGACGCCAAAAGGAAACGTTGTGTTAAGTTCAGCGCTCTAACAAAAACCCTTCTGCTAGCAGAAGGGTTTTTGTTACGTGCAGTTAATCATCTTCAAACTGTATAGCAATGGTTTGATCATTTTCTATCTTATTCAGTCGAATTTCCAATAAACCATTTTTGTACTTAGCGCGAACTGGTTCGTCCGTGTAGTGAAAAGGAAGTTTGACCGTGCGAGAAAATACGCCTGTATGGCGTTCGTTCAGCTTTAGCTTTTGTTTAGATGCTTCATAAGCATAAGGAACGTTCCCTTCAACTGTTAATATATTTGCGTCCAACTTAATTTGAATGTCGTTAGTGGAATGTAGTCCAGGAACTTCAACGACGATAATGCCTTCTTTATCGGTTTCATATAAATCGACGTTTGGAAATCGCTTTGGCAAGATGTGATTTAAATCGCTCCAAAAGTGATTTCCAAGCATATCTTCTACCTTATGCTGAATTGAACCCCAATCAATCTCTTCATATTTTTTACTCAAAGGAACCCCTCCTTATATTCACGTAAATTCCTTCTATATATATGAAAAAAAGAAAATTCAATGCCTGCTTACAAAGAATGAGAAAAATGCGTAAATAAGTGAAAAAATGTGAGGAAAAAAAGAGATTTTGAGTGAAAAAGAAGGATTATGTAGAATAAAAAAAGTATAATTACGTATAGAGCTTTCTATTATTCTAAATGAAAGCAAGTATGTGAAGGGGGAAGTTGAGATGAGAGAAAAGCGTACATCCAGTGGTTTTCTATTAAAACAACGTGCTTTCTTAAAATTATATATGATTACAATGACGGAGCAAGAGCGTCTGTATGGCCTTCGGTTATTAGATGTGTTGAGAGATGAATTTCGACCTTTTGGATTCAAACCTAATCATTCTGAGGTATACAAAGCTCTTCATGACTTGATTGAAGACGGTGTCCTCAAACAGGTGAAGCGTAAAAAAGAAGGAATGAAGCTTCAAGAAGTGGTTTATTATACATTTACAAATGAGGGAGAAGAGAAAGCTAAATTATATAAAAAACAATTAAAAGTAGAGCTGGAGCGGTGTGAAGCTATGATTCAAAAAGCTATTCGTGACAACTTCGGGTCCAAATGAACGTGTCTTTAGTTAGAAAAGACACGTTTTTTCTATAGCTGATTTTGTCGTCTTATGTCGGAATAAAAGTTATAAAATGGGTACAAAGTAGTGTAAAAGATGGATATATAGTTATATTATGGATAAAATACACACTTTTAACATATATGGATGAATTCGATTTTAAAGATTATGCACTATTCATAAATAGTGTACGAATTGATATGATACAAAGTGTATATAAATCTATTTAATACGTTATTTGCCATATTTTAAGAACTTATAAACCGTTATCAGACCATCATTCAAGCATTTTGGTTTTAGCAACTCTGACGAATTTGACTAGATTTGTATCGAGAAGATATTATTTGTTTACTATGAAAGGAATGGATTTTATGAAGTCTACAGGAATTGTAAGAAAAGTAGATGAATTGGGTCGCGTAGTAATTCCTATTGAATTGCGCCGTATTTTAAATATCAACACAGGTGATCCAGTAGAAATATATGTTGATGAAGATATTATTATTTTACAAAAGTATAGCCCGTATGGTGCTTGCTTAGTAACTGGGGAAATTACGCGTGAAAACTTAACCTTTGGTAATGGAAACGTTGTGTTAAGTAAAAAAGGTGCGGAACAGCTTTTACAAGAGTTAGAGCGTACCTTAAATAAATAAGAAGTTTTAGGTCTTAGTATAAGGA
The genomic region above belongs to Priestia megaterium and contains:
- a CDS encoding 5'-3' exonuclease; amino-acid sequence: MNETLLVIDGFNLLSRCYFATSYGRDEAALTRNSKGQFTNALRVTIQKMHALIHQYEPSHIFVAWDVKREDTKRKDTYALYKQTRAELPDPLIQQYETLKQFFDTVGIYQMSLSSYEADDLIGALASKWSKEKQSPGYIYSNDRDLLQLLDQHISQIIAKKQVGDLVYGFKHFQEEYNIHPRQWVDVKALLGDKSDNIPGVPGVGEKAALPLIQQYGSIHEIYAQIEQLDPAFNRYKKKLAEGKELGMLSRELAEIIIDIQEISMLNWEELTFMYDYERWNKEIQSLELNIRIRS
- a CDS encoding YojF family protein — protein: MQPIHKETVQKKIQTFLNKDVYVHLETTNGAYASHVNEKVMTVGAFIRNGKVTISNGKITGEGPYRVGLQIDLGWIYAEGLTDWEIDEEGRLLLAGHDFEGRLAVALQLSEHPFS
- the bshB2 gene encoding bacillithiol biosynthesis deacetylase BshB2, whose product is MEERLLIVFPHPDDEAYGAAGMITQARQKGTPVTYACVTLGEMGRNMGRPLFANRETLPQIRKKELLDLANVLDIQDLRMLGLRDKTLEFLDIDVFADKIEEIINDVKPTHILTHYPGFAVHPDHNATGAATIQAVKRMPKEKRPVVWCHAFSKDRIEHIGEPDVIFDVTAMKDKKIEALKAHRSQTEGMMNAIDFDRLSDYPQMERLLTREEFWTYNWE
- the proC gene encoding pyrroline-5-carboxylate reductase, which gives rise to MKKQRILFIGAGRMAEAVAAGLVTSSADSIEAVVMSNNGDIGRLQRVEKTYGVQTTQNWRQEVDNSDVIILAMPPEAHPSVLKELSTHLNQQFVVTLAAGIGPSYLENHLPQETPVAWIMPNTAAMIGQSMSLYTLGTSATKEHKEVLQMILKGIGEAHECSEKEVHELTAVTGSAPAFLYYFAESLIDATTAYGVDEKTAKDLVIQMMYGSVQMLHETKDPASLREQVTTPGGATAEGLKVMKEQDFFLTMKQAIEATNKKAMGGS
- a CDS encoding thiol-disulfide oxidoreductase DCC family protein, whose protein sequence is MKHLILFDGICNLCNSSVQFIIKHDEQALFSFASLQSDFGKQQLASHGLLPEQLDSIVYIHGKQRYIKSTAALKIAKRLDGPVKFLYALIIIPAPIRDIVYNWIARNRYKWFGKQQHCMLPTSDTKKRFVDD
- a CDS encoding RNA polymerase sigma factor, producing the protein MKEQNDVVLYNRIKERDKKALELLYDKYERILYSFVYRLTNSSDIAEEAVQEVFIKLWRGKGVYSDEKGKFSSWLFTITRNTAIDMVRKRKNDPIFSEEIFDFIEDDHPQIDEHLQWKEEQQRVRHAVSKLSEDQKKIIQSVYFKGLTQQKVAEEQQIPLGTVKGRVRLALRKLKTYLGTDAEGRADS
- a CDS encoding anti-sigma factor produces the protein MSMCDKLIDYYNDQLTSHEKKEFEMHLKNCQSCQDELKELEEVLGDLTYLTPEQSPPPEMKQRILANVFEEDQGETKRESIALKNEKQYAASKKSNKKSVIIGLAAALILSLVGNSYFLLKDGDKGKQEPNVSVAPQNEPLTSEKTMKLQAEPNVSGEATASLTKKGGNLNVVIQANNLKNVKGNEVYQVWLIKGDKPHPAGAFVTDKNGNGTVVYTMSQKEQSEKWDVMAITLEPNANNKTPKGNVVLSSAL
- a CDS encoding Hsp20/alpha crystallin family protein, translated to MSKKYEEIDWGSIQHKVEDMLGNHFWSDLNHILPKRFPNVDLYETDKEGIIVVEVPGLHSTNDIQIKLDANILTVEGNVPYAYEASKQKLKLNERHTGVFSRTVKLPFHYTDEPVRAKYKNGLLEIRLNKIENDQTIAIQFEDD
- a CDS encoding helix-turn-helix transcriptional regulator; amino-acid sequence: MREKRTSSGFLLKQRAFLKLYMITMTEQERLYGLRLLDVLRDEFRPFGFKPNHSEVYKALHDLIEDGVLKQVKRKKEGMKLQEVVYYTFTNEGEEKAKLYKKQLKVELERCEAMIQKAIRDNFGSK
- a CDS encoding AbrB/MazE/SpoVT family DNA-binding domain-containing protein, with the protein product MKSTGIVRKVDELGRVVIPIELRRILNINTGDPVEIYVDEDIIILQKYSPYGACLVTGEITRENLTFGNGNVVLSKKGAEQLLQELERTLNK